One Pseudomonas sp. C27(2019) DNA window includes the following coding sequences:
- a CDS encoding DNA translocase FtsK, with product MNDTTHLQSSKKLTWQQQAQLRLKEGVLILLAVLCIYLWMVLITFDVTDSSFSNSIGQADVVSNAGGHIGAWIADILFSLLGYFAWLFPLVLMLKTVLVFQNRYQSFIWNGWLFALRTSGFIFLLCAGSALAYIHFPLPETVPKNFNILGTLLGDSLTAALNIEGATLFLLACFLFGLTVYANLSWFKIMEGIGGLTLHLVEWVKAWLQSIFGEIQERKDEQRTLREEGLAAAVEVNAESVRTRPRSVAVAAVASQDTDNKQGRREPVINAPRPQPTAALRTPAAKKAPLVIDSALEGTLPPLALLDKAEKKKPSYSEQSLQALSRLLEVKLKEFGVEVEVESVHPGPVVTRFEIQLAPGVKVSRITNLAKDLARSLAMISVRVVEVIPGKTTVGIEIPNEDRQIVRFSEVLETSEYEEAKSVVTIALGHDIGGQAVIADLAKMPHLLVAGTTGSGKSVGVNAMILSVLFKSTPEEVRLIMIDPKMLELSIYEGIPHLLCPVVTDMKEAANSLRWCVAEMERRYKLLSAMGVRNLASYNRKIKEAREAGTPLEDPLFKRESMDDEVPLLEKLPTIIVVVDEFADMIMVVGKKVEELIARIAQKARAAGIHLILATQRPSVDVITGLIKANIPTRIAFQVSSKIDSRTILDQGGAEQLLGHGDMLYLPPGTSLPIRVHGAFVSDDEVHRVVDAWKARGAPNYIEEILAGVEEAGSGFDGGDGDSGSEDDPLYDEAVRFVTESRRASISSVQRKFKVGYNRAARMVESMEMAGVVSAAAHNGSREVLAPPPIRD from the coding sequence TTGAACGACACAACACACTTGCAATCTTCTAAAAAATTGACTTGGCAGCAGCAGGCTCAGTTACGTCTTAAAGAAGGCGTGCTGATTCTTTTGGCTGTACTTTGTATTTATTTATGGATGGTGCTCATAACCTTTGATGTCACTGACTCGAGCTTTTCTAATAGCATCGGGCAAGCGGATGTCGTGAGTAATGCTGGCGGTCATATTGGTGCGTGGATTGCTGACATACTGTTTAGTCTGTTGGGCTATTTTGCTTGGTTGTTTCCTTTGGTGTTGATGCTAAAAACGGTGCTGGTTTTTCAAAACCGCTACCAATCATTTATTTGGAATGGCTGGTTGTTTGCTTTGCGTACCAGCGGCTTTATTTTCCTATTGTGTGCAGGCTCAGCGTTAGCGTATATCCACTTTCCATTACCCGAAACAGTTCCGAAAAACTTCAATATTCTGGGCACGCTGCTTGGCGATAGCTTAACTGCAGCGCTCAATATTGAGGGTGCCACTTTATTTTTGTTAGCGTGCTTTTTGTTTGGTCTGACCGTATATGCCAATTTGTCTTGGTTCAAAATTATGGAAGGCATTGGTGGTCTGACTTTGCACTTAGTCGAGTGGGTTAAAGCTTGGTTGCAAAGTATCTTTGGTGAGATTCAGGAGCGCAAAGATGAACAGCGTACCTTGCGTGAAGAAGGTCTCGCTGCAGCAGTAGAGGTAAACGCTGAGTCAGTGCGCACGCGCCCTCGCTCAGTTGCAGTTGCTGCAGTAGCAAGTCAGGACACTGACAATAAACAGGGCCGCCGCGAGCCGGTGATTAACGCACCACGCCCGCAACCGACAGCTGCGCTCCGCACGCCTGCTGCAAAAAAAGCGCCGTTGGTGATTGACAGTGCCTTAGAAGGCACCTTGCCGCCCTTGGCTTTGCTGGATAAAGCAGAAAAGAAAAAGCCCAGCTATTCTGAGCAATCCCTGCAAGCACTCTCGCGTTTATTAGAAGTAAAGCTTAAAGAGTTCGGCGTCGAAGTTGAAGTTGAGTCAGTGCACCCAGGCCCCGTGGTCACGCGTTTTGAGATCCAGCTCGCACCTGGCGTTAAAGTCAGTCGCATTACTAATTTAGCCAAAGATTTAGCCCGCTCGCTGGCGATGATCAGTGTGCGCGTGGTGGAAGTGATTCCTGGAAAAACCACTGTGGGTATCGAGATACCCAATGAAGATCGGCAGATTGTACGCTTCTCAGAAGTGCTGGAAACATCAGAGTATGAAGAGGCTAAATCTGTGGTGACCATTGCCCTCGGCCATGATATTGGTGGGCAGGCAGTGATTGCCGATCTGGCAAAAATGCCACACTTGTTGGTGGCGGGTACCACAGGCTCTGGTAAGTCGGTGGGCGTTAACGCAATGATTTTATCGGTGTTGTTCAAATCAACACCGGAAGAAGTGCGTCTGATAATGATTGATCCAAAAATGCTGGAATTGTCGATTTACGAAGGCATTCCGCATTTATTGTGCCCGGTTGTCACCGATATGAAAGAGGCTGCCAATTCCTTGCGCTGGTGTGTGGCTGAAATGGAGCGGCGTTATAAGCTGTTGTCAGCTATGGGCGTGCGCAATTTGGCCAGTTACAACCGCAAAATTAAAGAAGCCAGAGAGGCGGGTACGCCACTCGAAGATCCACTGTTTAAACGCGAAAGCATGGACGATGAAGTGCCGCTTCTCGAAAAACTACCCACGATTATTGTCGTCGTGGATGAGTTTGCCGACATGATTATGGTGGTCGGTAAAAAAGTTGAAGAATTGATTGCGCGTATTGCGCAGAAAGCACGGGCGGCGGGGATTCATTTGATTCTAGCGACGCAGCGCCCGTCAGTGGATGTGATTACCGGTCTGATTAAAGCCAATATTCCAACACGTATTGCTTTCCAAGTGTCGAGTAAAATTGATTCGCGCACCATTCTTGATCAGGGCGGTGCTGAGCAGTTGTTAGGCCATGGTGACATGCTGTATCTACCACCTGGCACCAGTTTGCCAATTCGTGTGCACGGCGCTTTTGTTTCCGATGATGAAGTGCATCGCGTGGTTGATGCGTGGAAAGCACGCGGCGCACCGAATTATATTGAAGAAATACTGGCCGGTGTTGAAGAAGCAGGCAGTGGGTTTGATGGCGGTGATGGTGACAGCGGCAGTGAAGATGATCCGTTATACGATGAAGCCGTGCGCTTTGTCACTGAGTCACGTAGAGCTTCAATTTCGTCTGTGCAGCGCAAATTTAAAGTAGGTTACAACCGTGCTGCACGTATGGTCGAGTCGATGGAGATGGCTGGCGTAGTGTCTGCGGCAGCGCATAATGGTTCGCGTGAGGTGCTGGCACCGCCACCGATTCGTGATTAA
- the aat gene encoding leucyl/phenylalanyl-tRNA--protein transferase gives MLTWLDRTSLKFPALNKALREPNGLLAAGGDLSAARLIAAYRHGCFPWYQDGQPLLWWSPDPRTVLLPDNLHISRSLRKVLRSDLFTVTFDRSFSQVIHACAEPRHDEHGTWITSAMQAAYFDLHKQGYAHSVEVWHDDQLVGGLYGIAIGQLFFGESMFSRMSNASKVGFVTLVSALKAAGFVLIDCQMPTTHLLNFGAQSISRERFSEYLSDHLDSANSMQWSTQPLITSTLTT, from the coding sequence ATGCTGACCTGGCTTGACCGCACCTCTCTTAAATTTCCAGCCCTGAATAAGGCGCTGCGTGAACCCAACGGGCTCTTAGCTGCCGGAGGCGATTTATCTGCTGCACGCTTAATTGCAGCGTACCGCCACGGCTGTTTTCCTTGGTATCAAGACGGGCAACCCTTGCTTTGGTGGTCACCTGATCCGCGTACAGTATTGCTGCCTGATAACCTGCATATTTCCCGCAGTTTGCGCAAAGTTCTGCGTAGCGATCTATTCACCGTCACCTTTGACCGCAGTTTTAGCCAAGTGATCCATGCTTGTGCCGAACCACGCCATGACGAGCACGGCACTTGGATTACCAGCGCGATGCAAGCCGCCTATTTTGACTTGCACAAACAAGGTTACGCCCATTCTGTTGAAGTATGGCATGACGATCAATTGGTTGGCGGTTTATACGGAATCGCCATCGGTCAGCTGTTTTTTGGTGAATCCATGTTCAGCCGCATGAGCAACGCATCAAAAGTTGGCTTTGTGACACTGGTCAGCGCCCTAAAAGCAGCTGGCTTTGTGCTAATTGACTGCCAAATGCCCACCACACACTTGCTCAACTTCGGCGCGCAGAGCATCAGTCGTGAGCGTTTCTCCGAGTATTTAAGCGACCATTTGGACAGTGCCAATAGCATGCAATGGTCAACACAGCCTCTAATAACAAGTACTCTTACCACATGA
- the infA gene encoding translation initiation factor IF-1, giving the protein MSKEDSFEMEGTVVDTLPNTMFRVELENGHVVTAHISGKMRKNYIRILTGDKVRVEITPYDLSKGRITYRAR; this is encoded by the coding sequence ATGTCGAAAGAAGACAGCTTCGAAATGGAAGGCACTGTCGTCGACACCCTGCCTAACACCATGTTTCGTGTGGAGTTAGAAAACGGGCACGTCGTTACTGCGCATATCTCTGGGAAAATGCGTAAAAACTATATTCGCATTTTAACTGGCGATAAAGTTCGTGTTGAAATCACGCCTTATGACTTAAGCAAGGGCCGCATTACTTACCGCGCCCGCTGA
- a CDS encoding TonB-dependent copper receptor: protein MYTNTIQGVAPSRLDDGFKLKPLSQRLALAHAALLGFAVCLPLQASAADKQDAAQLAPMVITGVAQESPIKVVTDPRIPRQPVPASDGADYLKTIPGFSAMRSGGVNGDPVFRGMFGSRLKMLTNGGEMVGACPNRMDSPSSYISPENYDKLTVIKGPQTVLWGAGSSAATVLFEREPEVFDEPDYRLNGSLLVGSNRRFDRSIDGAVGSKEGYLRVLANASKAHDYNDGDGDRVPSRWNKWNTEAALGWTPTDDTLLELTVGRGDGESRYAGRGMDGTQFLRESVALRFKQENITDTWAALEAQLYYNYADHIMDNYKLRSITKPAMATQVDTRTLGGRIKGTWQWDAFELVAGVDGQTSEHRLRARTGSSPMMGRTHSNMAKDAEFNQWGAFGELTWTLTDSDRVISGLRLDRHKVEDHRDYLAHRRAIPTCPAASTSCFANPTANKNRTETLPSAFVRYENDLQAIPATVYIGLGHAQRMPDYWELFSASNMPIGKPPTSYQPTAFTTADPEKTTQVDFGIQYSQGPLDAWASAYVGQVRDYLMFVHTGNNSQVDNIDARIMGGEFGAAYNFTSNVKGDMSLAYAYGKNSSDGRAMPQIPPLEARFGLSYEQGDFSSAALWRVVAAQNRTDEGRGNVIGKDFGPSSGFGVFSLNSAYRLSKSWKVSAGVDNLFDKKYSEHLNLAGSPDFGFDDNPTRVNEPGRTWWTRVDMSF from the coding sequence ATGTATACCAACACTATTCAAGGCGTTGCGCCGTCACGCCTTGACGATGGCTTTAAGCTTAAGCCGTTGTCACAGCGCTTAGCATTGGCGCATGCTGCTTTACTCGGTTTTGCTGTTTGCTTGCCGCTGCAGGCTAGTGCTGCAGATAAACAGGACGCTGCACAGTTAGCGCCTATGGTCATTACCGGTGTAGCGCAAGAGTCTCCGATTAAAGTGGTGACTGATCCACGTATTCCACGCCAACCCGTACCGGCCAGTGATGGTGCGGATTATCTAAAAACCATTCCAGGCTTTTCCGCGATGCGTAGCGGTGGTGTCAACGGTGATCCGGTATTCCGTGGCATGTTTGGTTCGCGTTTAAAAATGCTGACCAATGGTGGTGAGATGGTGGGTGCCTGTCCGAATCGTATGGACTCGCCCAGCTCCTATATCAGCCCAGAAAACTACGATAAGTTAACGGTAATTAAAGGACCGCAAACGGTGTTGTGGGGCGCTGGAAGCTCTGCAGCGACAGTATTGTTTGAGCGTGAGCCTGAAGTCTTTGATGAGCCAGATTACCGTCTAAACGGCAGTCTGTTAGTGGGATCTAATCGTCGTTTTGATCGCAGCATTGATGGTGCAGTGGGCAGTAAAGAAGGTTACCTGCGCGTGCTTGCCAACGCATCTAAAGCCCATGACTACAATGATGGTGATGGCGATCGCGTACCTTCACGTTGGAATAAGTGGAACACTGAGGCCGCTTTGGGCTGGACACCAACCGATGATACTTTGTTAGAGCTAACAGTGGGTCGTGGTGACGGTGAATCTCGCTATGCTGGTCGCGGTATGGATGGTACTCAGTTTTTGCGCGAGAGCGTCGCGTTACGCTTTAAGCAGGAAAATATCACTGATACTTGGGCCGCTTTAGAAGCGCAGCTGTATTACAACTACGCTGACCATATTATGGACAACTACAAGCTGCGTAGCATCACAAAGCCGGCAATGGCAACTCAAGTGGATACTCGTACTTTGGGCGGTCGCATTAAAGGCACCTGGCAGTGGGATGCTTTTGAGTTAGTGGCTGGTGTGGATGGACAAACCAGTGAGCACCGATTGCGTGCTCGTACGGGTAGCTCACCTATGATGGGGAGGACGCATTCGAATATGGCTAAGGATGCTGAATTTAATCAATGGGGTGCTTTTGGTGAACTGACTTGGACCCTTACTGATAGCGACCGAGTGATTAGCGGCTTGCGCCTTGATCGCCATAAGGTTGAGGATCATAGGGATTATCTAGCGCATCGACGCGCGATACCAACCTGCCCGGCTGCAAGTACAAGTTGTTTTGCTAACCCCACAGCCAATAAGAACAGAACTGAAACCTTGCCGAGTGCTTTTGTGCGCTATGAGAACGATCTGCAAGCCATTCCAGCCACTGTTTATATTGGTCTAGGTCATGCCCAGCGTATGCCTGATTATTGGGAGTTGTTTTCAGCCAGTAATATGCCAATAGGTAAGCCCCCTACGAGTTATCAGCCCACAGCTTTTACTACCGCCGATCCGGAAAAAACTACGCAAGTGGATTTTGGTATCCAGTATAGCCAAGGACCGCTTGATGCTTGGGCCTCAGCCTATGTGGGGCAAGTACGTGATTACTTGATGTTTGTTCATACGGGTAATAATTCGCAGGTCGATAATATCGATGCACGCATTATGGGTGGTGAGTTCGGTGCCGCCTATAACTTCACCTCGAATGTTAAAGGTGATATGAGCTTGGCTTATGCCTATGGCAAGAACAGCTCTGATGGTCGTGCTATGCCGCAAATCCCACCATTGGAAGCGCGCTTTGGCTTGAGTTATGAGCAGGGTGATTTCAGTAGCGCAGCCTTATGGCGCGTGGTTGCCGCGCAAAATCGTACCGATGAAGGTCGTGGTAACGTGATTGGTAAAGACTTCGGTCCAAGCTCTGGTTTTGGTGTGTTCTCGCTCAACAGTGCCTACCGTTTAAGCAAAAGCTGGAAAGTCAGCGCAGGTGTGGACAACCTGTTTGACAAAAAATACAGCGAACACTTAAACCTTGCTGGTAGCCCAGACTTTGGCTTTGATGATAACCCAACACGCGTTAATGAGCCGGGCCGCACCTGGTGGACGCGAGTCGATATGAGCTTCTAA
- a CDS encoding DUF2946 family protein, whose amino-acid sequence MGTFINNAFDLGVDENSSEDLGLIRQRRNHLMAIWLGLFAMLMIHVGPLISGAQALMRVDTLSLDAATDPAMQHDQHDHTALLAHDLALSPAGVSSHAEHAEHAVDYHALMGHQSAPEGTPQWLANLKMCGYCELLALSPPLLLALVLALPVPPLVQWLVVLPAPLRLQPAAHSLRHSRAPPVHLFA is encoded by the coding sequence GTGGGAACATTCATTAATAATGCTTTTGACTTAGGTGTAGATGAGAACAGTAGTGAGGATTTGGGATTGATTAGGCAGCGCCGCAATCATTTAATGGCGATTTGGCTTGGCTTGTTTGCCATGCTGATGATCCATGTCGGCCCGCTTATTTCTGGTGCTCAAGCATTAATGCGTGTTGATACGCTTTCTTTAGATGCGGCAACCGATCCTGCAATGCAGCACGATCAGCATGATCACACTGCTCTGCTAGCTCATGACCTTGCCTTGTCGCCTGCCGGCGTCAGTTCGCATGCTGAACACGCTGAGCATGCAGTTGATTACCATGCGCTGATGGGGCACCAAAGTGCACCTGAAGGTACGCCGCAATGGCTGGCCAATTTAAAAATGTGTGGCTATTGCGAATTGCTGGCTCTGAGTCCGCCTTTGCTTTTAGCCCTTGTGCTGGCACTGCCAGTGCCGCCATTGGTGCAGTGGCTCGTTGTTTTACCTGCGCCGCTGCGACTGCAACCTGCAGCACATAGCCTGCGCCATTCACGCGCTCCACCTGTCCACTTGTTCGCTTAA
- the lolA gene encoding outer membrane lipoprotein chaperone LolA: MPVQVVYAENTEQQQAVTKLSDLLSSTQTISGHFSQLTLDSTGTQLQEASGQMVLQRPGLLRWHTDPPLEQLLVSNGEKVWLYDPDLMQVTVQKMDQRLTHTPALLLSGDVSKISENFTITYTEGGPVIDFILTPTAKDTLFDTLRLSFRNGVINDMQLLDAVGQRTNILFMDVQVNEPIDAAQFVFEAPAGVDVIEDGL, encoded by the coding sequence ATGCCTGTGCAAGTGGTATACGCCGAGAACACTGAACAGCAACAGGCGGTAACTAAGCTCAGTGACTTGCTCAGTTCTACGCAAACCATCAGCGGTCATTTTTCACAATTGACGTTGGATTCGACTGGCACACAGTTACAAGAAGCCTCAGGGCAAATGGTTTTGCAGCGCCCCGGCTTATTGCGCTGGCATACTGATCCACCGCTTGAGCAGTTACTGGTGTCTAACGGCGAAAAAGTCTGGCTGTATGATCCGGACCTGATGCAAGTGACTGTGCAGAAAATGGATCAACGCTTGACTCATACGCCCGCTTTGCTGCTGTCTGGCGATGTCTCGAAAATCAGTGAAAACTTCACCATCACCTATACTGAGGGTGGCCCGGTGATTGATTTTATTTTAACCCCCACCGCCAAAGACACCTTGTTTGATACGTTGCGTTTGTCTTTTCGCAATGGCGTGATTAATGACATGCAATTACTTGATGCTGTGGGTCAGCGCACCAATATTTTGTTTATGGATGTGCAAGTCAATGAGCCGATTGATGCCGCTCAGTTTGTGTTTGAAGCACCAGCGGGCGTTGATGTGATTGAGGACGGTCTGTAA
- a CDS encoding arginyltransferase, with translation MKSIQLYLGQEHDCSYLSERRAGSILIDPEEEVTSSLYSQLIEQGFRRSAAHVYRPHCQGCNACISVRIPVQTFKATRAQNKIIRRNQDINVRAVSSQFRAEHYALYQRYIEQRHSDGDMYPPSVEQYQGFLNTELEFARFYEFRLDEQLLAVAVTDVLAYGLSAMYTFYEPEDTRRSLGHYAILWQIQESLRLDLPYVYLGYWVKDCKKMNYKTQYQPLEGFINQHWQPLPAELIYN, from the coding sequence ATGAAAAGCATACAACTGTACCTTGGCCAAGAACACGACTGCAGTTACTTGAGCGAGCGACGCGCGGGCTCAATCCTGATTGACCCAGAAGAAGAAGTGACCAGCAGCTTATACAGCCAACTGATAGAGCAAGGCTTTCGTCGCAGCGCAGCACATGTCTATCGCCCTCACTGCCAGGGCTGCAACGCTTGTATATCAGTGCGTATTCCTGTGCAGACTTTTAAAGCCACTCGCGCACAAAATAAAATTATCCGTCGCAATCAAGACATCAATGTGCGCGCAGTCAGCAGTCAATTTCGCGCAGAGCATTACGCGCTCTATCAGCGTTATATTGAGCAACGCCATAGCGATGGTGACATGTACCCGCCCTCAGTCGAGCAATATCAAGGTTTCTTAAACACTGAATTAGAATTTGCGCGTTTTTATGAGTTTCGCTTAGATGAACAACTCCTAGCCGTCGCGGTGACTGACGTGCTGGCTTACGGCCTATCGGCCATGTACACATTTTACGAACCTGAAGATACACGGCGCAGCCTTGGTCATTACGCGATTTTATGGCAAATCCAAGAAAGCCTACGCCTAGATTTACCCTATGTGTACCTTGGCTATTGGGTTAAAGACTGTAAAAAAATGAATTATAAAACCCAATATCAACCGCTAGAAGGCTTTATTAATCAACACTGGCAACCCTTACCTGCTGAATTGATTTATAATTAA
- a CDS encoding ABC transporter ATP-binding protein: MDKQGPLLSLTDLSCGYHKQPIVQDLNLHLNRGDIGCLLGPSGCGKTTTLRAIAGFEPIIKGAIRLAGEVISRPNFTLAPEKRRIGMVFQDYALFPHLNVEQNVAFGIRKHPEVQRITQELLELVKLNTLGKRYPHELSGGQQQRVALARALAPEPNLLLLDEPFSNLDGELRRSLSQEVREILKQRGTSAILVTHDQEEAFAMSDSIGVFNKGRLEQWDSPFNLYHEPLTPFVASFVGQGYFIRGQMLTHDSVQTELGVIRGNRAYNWPAGSAVDVLLRPDDIIDSPESPLRAIIIGKTFLGAATLYRLELPTGNQLEAIFTSHIDHFLGENVGIAVAADHLVAFATPGTVAAHSSLPMSGVRRYSAAD; the protein is encoded by the coding sequence ATGGATAAACAAGGCCCTTTATTAAGCCTGACTGACCTAAGTTGTGGCTATCACAAACAACCCATCGTACAAGACCTCAACCTGCACCTTAATCGTGGCGACATTGGCTGCTTGCTTGGTCCCTCTGGTTGCGGCAAGACCACAACATTGCGTGCGATTGCTGGTTTTGAGCCCATTATCAAAGGCGCAATAAGACTGGCCGGCGAAGTTATTTCCCGACCTAACTTTACCTTGGCTCCAGAAAAACGTCGCATTGGTATGGTTTTCCAAGATTACGCGCTATTTCCACATCTTAACGTGGAGCAAAATGTCGCCTTTGGCATTCGCAAGCACCCTGAGGTTCAACGTATTACCCAAGAGCTACTCGAACTGGTTAAGCTCAACACCTTAGGTAAGCGCTATCCCCATGAACTATCCGGTGGACAGCAGCAGCGTGTGGCTTTAGCCCGCGCCTTAGCACCCGAACCCAATTTGCTCTTGCTCGATGAGCCTTTTTCTAACTTAGATGGCGAGTTACGTCGCAGTTTAAGCCAAGAAGTACGCGAGATCCTCAAGCAACGCGGCACCAGCGCAATTTTGGTGACCCACGACCAAGAAGAAGCCTTTGCTATGAGCGACAGCATTGGCGTTTTCAATAAAGGCCGCTTGGAGCAATGGGATTCACCCTTTAACTTGTATCACGAGCCACTAACCCCGTTTGTCGCCAGCTTTGTTGGTCAGGGTTATTTTATTCGCGGACAAATGCTAACCCATGACAGCGTGCAAACGGAATTGGGCGTGATTCGCGGCAATCGTGCTTACAATTGGCCAGCTGGCAGTGCTGTCGATGTTTTACTGCGTCCTGATGATATTATCGACTCACCCGAGAGCCCGCTCAGAGCCATCATTATTGGCAAAACCTTTTTAGGTGCTGCCACCTTATACCGGCTTGAACTGCCAACCGGCAATCAGTTAGAAGCGATCTTTACCAGCCATATTGACCACTTTCTCGGCGAAAATGTCGGTATTGCTGTGGCTGCTGACCACCTTGTGGCATTTGCCACACCTGGAACTGTCGCGGCGCACAGCAGCTTACCAATGAGCGGCGTGCGTCGTTATAGCGCAGCTGATTGA
- the leuA gene encoding 2-isopropylmalate synthase has product MTMLSNPATKYRAYPVLNLTDRTWPNNTITHPPIWCSSDLRDGNQSLIEPMSPEKKLRFFKTLVSVGVKQIEVAFPSASQTDFDFVRLLIEDGHIPEDTTIQVLTQAREDLIARTFESLKGAPKAIVHMYNAVSPAFRRIVFKQDKEGVKAIAVHAAELFKKYAAMQPQTEWTFQYSPETFSATETPFAVEVCNAVLDVWQPSADNKVILNLPATVEVSTPNVYADQIEWFARNINHREHVIISLHTHNDRGTGVAASELGLLAGADRVEGCLFGNGERTGNVDLVTLALNMYTQGVNPELDFSDIDAVRKVVEECNQLPVHPRHPYAGDLVHTAFSGSHQDAIRKGFSQHDSHGIWEVPYLPIDPADIGRDYEAVIRVNSQSGKGGVTYLLEQEYGIQLPRRMQIEFSQVIKAETDRSGLEVTAAQIYSLLDGEYLQASTPYRLQKHRIQEEDGTCTLTTEVLANGTLNKWSGCGNGPLEALVASLPVAVEIMDYNQHAIGSGSDAQAAAYIELRLPEQRPVFGVGIDTNITTASIRALFSALNRAKASAQLLKDSA; this is encoded by the coding sequence ATGACGATGTTGAGTAACCCAGCCACTAAATACCGTGCCTACCCTGTATTAAACTTAACGGATCGCACGTGGCCGAATAACACCATTACTCACCCACCCATTTGGTGTAGCTCAGACCTGCGTGATGGTAACCAGTCACTGATCGAGCCTATGAGCCCTGAAAAAAAACTACGTTTCTTTAAAACCCTTGTGTCCGTTGGTGTTAAGCAAATTGAAGTAGCCTTTCCGTCAGCCTCGCAAACGGATTTTGATTTTGTGCGCTTATTAATTGAAGACGGTCATATCCCCGAAGACACCACCATTCAAGTGCTCACTCAAGCCCGTGAAGACTTGATCGCACGCACCTTCGAGTCATTAAAAGGCGCGCCCAAAGCTATTGTGCACATGTACAACGCTGTCTCTCCTGCGTTTCGCCGTATCGTCTTTAAGCAAGACAAAGAAGGCGTCAAAGCCATTGCGGTGCACGCCGCCGAGCTGTTTAAAAAGTACGCAGCTATGCAGCCGCAAACCGAGTGGACCTTTCAATACTCGCCAGAGACCTTTAGTGCCACAGAAACACCTTTCGCTGTTGAAGTATGCAACGCGGTATTGGACGTGTGGCAGCCCAGCGCTGATAACAAAGTCATATTAAACTTGCCTGCTACTGTCGAAGTCTCCACACCGAATGTTTACGCCGACCAAATTGAATGGTTTGCACGCAATATCAATCATCGTGAGCATGTGATTATCAGTCTGCACACCCACAATGATCGCGGCACTGGCGTCGCGGCCAGTGAGTTGGGCTTATTAGCCGGCGCCGATCGTGTTGAGGGCTGCTTATTTGGCAACGGCGAACGCACGGGTAATGTGGACTTGGTCACTTTGGCCTTAAATATGTACACCCAAGGCGTTAATCCAGAGCTGGATTTTTCCGATATTGATGCGGTACGTAAAGTGGTGGAAGAGTGCAATCAATTACCGGTGCATCCACGTCACCCGTATGCGGGCGACTTAGTGCACACTGCTTTTTCCGGTTCGCACCAAGATGCAATTCGCAAGGGCTTTAGCCAGCATGATAGCCATGGGATTTGGGAGGTGCCTTACTTGCCGATTGATCCGGCCGATATCGGTCGCGACTACGAAGCAGTAATTCGCGTCAACAGCCAGTCAGGCAAAGGTGGCGTAACTTACTTGCTGGAGCAAGAATATGGCATACAGTTGCCGCGCCGTATGCAAATCGAGTTCAGCCAAGTCATCAAAGCAGAAACAGACCGCTCCGGCTTAGAAGTCACAGCAGCACAGATTTATAGCTTGCTTGATGGTGAGTATTTGCAGGCATCAACGCCATACAGGTTACAAAAACACCGCATCCAAGAAGAAGATGGCACCTGTACGCTGACAACTGAAGTGCTAGCCAATGGAACCCTAAACAAATGGAGTGGCTGTGGCAATGGTCCACTTGAGGCACTCGTCGCCAGCTTGCCGGTTGCCGTAGAAATCATGGACTATAATCAACATGCCATCGGCAGCGGCAGTGATGCTCAAGCAGCGGCTTATATTGAATTGCGCTTGCCAGAACAACGCCCTGTATTTGGCGTTGGCATAGACACCAACATCACCACCGCGAGTATTCGTGCACTCTTTAGTGCATTAAATCGCGCTAAAGCCAGCGCCCAACTGCTTAAAGACTCTGCGTAA
- the grxD gene encoding Grx4 family monothiol glutaredoxin produces MDIIETIKEQIENNAILLYMKGSPNAPQCGFSQRATQALMACGEKFAFVDILQNPDIRANLPAYANWPTFPQLWINGELIGGCDIISELHDSGELQTMVKDAAAKVAAKADA; encoded by the coding sequence TTGGATATCATCGAAACAATTAAAGAACAGATCGAAAACAACGCAATTCTGCTGTACATGAAGGGTTCACCAAATGCGCCACAATGTGGCTTTTCACAACGTGCGACCCAAGCGCTAATGGCCTGCGGTGAGAAGTTTGCTTTTGTTGATATTTTACAAAATCCAGACATTCGTGCGAATTTGCCTGCCTATGCCAACTGGCCAACATTCCCACAGCTATGGATCAATGGTGAGTTGATTGGTGGTTGCGATATCATCAGTGAGCTGCATGACAGCGGTGAGTTACAAACGATGGTTAAAGATGCAGCGGCTAAAGTAGCAGCCAAAGCAGACGCTTAA